In Mycteria americana isolate JAX WOST 10 ecotype Jacksonville Zoo and Gardens chromosome 5, USCA_MyAme_1.0, whole genome shotgun sequence, one DNA window encodes the following:
- the DEPDC7 gene encoding DEP domain-containing protein 7 isoform X1, whose amino-acid sequence MATVREKAAALSLSAVCSPAARPPGFSLAQKPFGATYVWSSIINALQTQVEVKKRRQNLKCYHDCFIGSDAVDVVFAHLLQNKYFGDVDISRAKIVRVCQALMDYKVFEAVSTRVFGKDKRSVFEDSSSSLYRFTNVSNQMELDKDYQQCTPQRHEKSMLFHSTPVKPESLEDLWENLSLKPANTPQVNISDSLSRRVINEVWQEQTIARLLQLVDLPLLESLLEHQEIRPQLPQPRKGTGYVITSNYLDREILKAFSDSQTDEWLSAAIDCLEYLPDHMVVDISRNLPDQPDKADTWKLLLFENIGRYYSQKKEPLLSHASEIHSGIAELLVNGKMEQSLEAVQLYLKLLDSQVREEFRRLLYFMAVAAHNSELKLQDESDNRMVVKRTFSKAIINNKTLSRGKTDLLILFLVDHQKDVLKIPGTLHKMVSNKLVALQKGQDPSKITGYTFCQKLDEREYRSNTEKTTKDELLSLLKAIDEDSKLSDKERKRLLGQFHSSNPSIFMQYFGDRVTNMCV is encoded by the exons ATGGCCACGGTGCGGGAGAAGGCGGCGGCTTTGAGCCTCAGCGCTGTCTGCAGCCCCGCCGCCAGGCCGCCGG GCTTTAGCTTGGCGCAGAAACCATTTGGAGCAACATATGTCTGGAGCAGCATTATCAATGCACTTCAAACTCAAGTGGAAGTGAAAAAACGTCGCCAGAACCTGAAGTGCTATCATGACTGTTTTATTGGTTCAGATGCAGTGGATGTTGTCTTTGCCCATCTTCTACAGAACAAGTATTTTGGGGATGTTGATATTTCCCGTGCTAAAATAGTGCGTGTATGTCAAGCACTGATGGATTACAAAGTATTCGAGGCTGTTTCAACTAGAGTCTTTGGAAAAGACAAACGGTCTGTGTTTGAAGACAGTAGCAGTAGCCTCTACAGATTCACAAATGTCTCAAACCAAATGGAACTTGATAAAGATTACCAGCAGTGTACACCACAAAG ACATGAGAAGAGCATGTTGTTTCACTCTACTCCTGTCAAACCAGAAAGCTTGGAGGACCTCTGGGAAAACCTGAGTTTAAAGCCTGCAAATACCCCTCAAGTAAACATCTCGGATAGTTTGTCCCGTCGAG TTATTAATGAAGTATGGCAAGAACAAACAATTGCTCGTCTGCTGCAGCTTGTAGACCTTCCGCTCCTTGAGTCTTTACTTGAGCACCAAGAGATCAGACCTCAGCTTCCACAGCCAAGGAAGGGAACTGGATATGTCATCACAAGTAACTACCTAGACAGAGAGATTCTCAAGGCTTTCAGTGACTCGCA AACAGATGAATGGCTCTCAGCAGCAATAGATTGCTTGGAATATCTTCCAGATCATATGGTGGTAGATATTAGCCGGAACTTGCCTGATCAACCAGATAAAGCAGACACATGGAAACTACTGCTGTTTGAAAATATTGGTAGATACTACAGCCAAAAAAAGGAGCCACTGTTAAGCCATGCGTCTGAAATTCATTCAGGAATTGCAGAACTATTAG TGAATGGGAAGATGGAGCAATCTTTAGAAGCTGTTCAACTCTATTTGAAACTTCTAGACAGCCAAGTCAGGGAAGAGTTCAGAAGACTACTTTACTTCATGGCTGTTGCCGCACATAATTCTGAGCTCAAACTGCAGGATGAG AGTGACAACAGGATGGTTGTGAAAAGAACATTCTCTAAAGCTATTATCAACAATAAAACCTTATCCAGAGGGAAAACTGACCTCCTGATCTTGTTCCTTGTGGATCACCAAAAAGATGTGTTAAAG ATCCCAGGGACACTGCATAAAATGGTCAGCAATAAACTGGTAGCTTTGCAGAAAGGCCAAGATCCTAGTAAGATAACAG GTTATACCTTTTGCCAAAAACTTGATGAGAGAGAGTATCGCTCCAATACAGAGAAGACCACAAAAGATGAGCTATTATCTCTATTGAAAGCTATTGATGAAGATTCAAAGCTCTCtgacaaagagagaaagagactgcTAGGTCAGTTTCATAGTAGTAATCCAAGTATTTTTATGCAGTATTTTGGAGACAGAGTTACTAATATGTGTGTGTGA
- the DEPDC7 gene encoding DEP domain-containing protein 7 isoform X2 — MATVREKAAALSLSAVCSPAARPPGFSLAQKPFGATYVWSSIINALQTQVEVKKRRQNLKCYHDCFIGSDAVDVVFAHLLQNKYFGDVDISRAKIVRVCQALMDYKVFEAVSTRVFGKDKRSVFEDSSSSLYRFTNVSNQMELDKDYQQCTPQRHEKSMLFHSTPVKPESLEDLWENLSLKPANTPQVNISDSLSRRVINEVWQEQTIARLLQLVDLPLLESLLEHQEIRPQLPQPRKGTGYVITSNYLDREILKAFSDSQTDEWLSAAIDCLEYLPDHMVVDISRNLPDQPDKADTWKLLLFENIGRYYSQKKEPLLSHASEIHSGIAELLVNGKMEQSLEAVQLYLKLLDSQVREEFRRLLYFMAVAAHNSELKLQDESDNRMVVKRTFSKAIINNKTLSRGKTDLLILFLVDHQKDVLKVIPFAKNLMRESIAPIQRRPQKMSYYLY; from the exons ATGGCCACGGTGCGGGAGAAGGCGGCGGCTTTGAGCCTCAGCGCTGTCTGCAGCCCCGCCGCCAGGCCGCCGG GCTTTAGCTTGGCGCAGAAACCATTTGGAGCAACATATGTCTGGAGCAGCATTATCAATGCACTTCAAACTCAAGTGGAAGTGAAAAAACGTCGCCAGAACCTGAAGTGCTATCATGACTGTTTTATTGGTTCAGATGCAGTGGATGTTGTCTTTGCCCATCTTCTACAGAACAAGTATTTTGGGGATGTTGATATTTCCCGTGCTAAAATAGTGCGTGTATGTCAAGCACTGATGGATTACAAAGTATTCGAGGCTGTTTCAACTAGAGTCTTTGGAAAAGACAAACGGTCTGTGTTTGAAGACAGTAGCAGTAGCCTCTACAGATTCACAAATGTCTCAAACCAAATGGAACTTGATAAAGATTACCAGCAGTGTACACCACAAAG ACATGAGAAGAGCATGTTGTTTCACTCTACTCCTGTCAAACCAGAAAGCTTGGAGGACCTCTGGGAAAACCTGAGTTTAAAGCCTGCAAATACCCCTCAAGTAAACATCTCGGATAGTTTGTCCCGTCGAG TTATTAATGAAGTATGGCAAGAACAAACAATTGCTCGTCTGCTGCAGCTTGTAGACCTTCCGCTCCTTGAGTCTTTACTTGAGCACCAAGAGATCAGACCTCAGCTTCCACAGCCAAGGAAGGGAACTGGATATGTCATCACAAGTAACTACCTAGACAGAGAGATTCTCAAGGCTTTCAGTGACTCGCA AACAGATGAATGGCTCTCAGCAGCAATAGATTGCTTGGAATATCTTCCAGATCATATGGTGGTAGATATTAGCCGGAACTTGCCTGATCAACCAGATAAAGCAGACACATGGAAACTACTGCTGTTTGAAAATATTGGTAGATACTACAGCCAAAAAAAGGAGCCACTGTTAAGCCATGCGTCTGAAATTCATTCAGGAATTGCAGAACTATTAG TGAATGGGAAGATGGAGCAATCTTTAGAAGCTGTTCAACTCTATTTGAAACTTCTAGACAGCCAAGTCAGGGAAGAGTTCAGAAGACTACTTTACTTCATGGCTGTTGCCGCACATAATTCTGAGCTCAAACTGCAGGATGAG AGTGACAACAGGATGGTTGTGAAAAGAACATTCTCTAAAGCTATTATCAACAATAAAACCTTATCCAGAGGGAAAACTGACCTCCTGATCTTGTTCCTTGTGGATCACCAAAAAGATGTGTTAAAG GTTATACCTTTTGCCAAAAACTTGATGAGAGAGAGTATCGCTCCAATACAGAGAAGACCACAAAAGATGAGCTATTATCTCTATTGA